aaaaacccaaggaGGTTGAAATAATAAGGCTGTCCTACCTTCTTATGTCCAGACGGTGGAGCCAGTGGACCAGCTCCTGCAGAAGGTGGACCCGGCCAAGGACCGAGAGCTTTGGGTCCAAGATAACAAGACAGGCCACGTCAGGCCAGTGGACTTGGACATCTGAAGCTAGGGAGAGCCAGAATCAGAACCAGCATGTTCCTAATACATGTGAACCCTgctcgcttcttcttcttctgctgtaGTTACGTCACTCGTTTTCTTCTACGTTTTGATGTCtcgtttgaaaagaaaaaaaagtcttgatgattctcttttatttttggatATCAAGAGGAACTTGCTGTggaatattttcatatttttaaagatGGCTGCTGGACATGCATGCTTCTTCTACGgcgtaggtgtcaaactcaagtcctggagggctgctgccctgcatgttttccaattctccctgttgcaaatcacctgattcaaatgatcagatcataagcaagctctgcgcaagcctgacattgaacctgttcatttgaatcaggtgtgttgcaacaaaaCTTGggaaacttggaaaacatgcagggcagcggccctccaggacttgagtttgacacctatgttctACGCAAACGAAAACCTGGATGGGAGGCGGGTAAAAGTTGGACCGCGCCACACTGGAAAACCTTCTTGTGCCTCAAGTGCTTGGAAGGAACCCCCAGAGACCACATGCCTCAATTTTAAGTTTTCATGTCATGTGACACTTACTACGTGTGCTCGCCAGATACACACTTACAAATTTGTACAAGATATACAAAGTGCAATGTCGTTAGTCACAGGAGTGACTTAGCCAACTTGACCATGCCAGATAACACAAGACGAGATTTCTTAGCTTGTTCCTGTGAGATAAGTTCATGCGACTGATTGAGTTGTGCTCAGGAATAAGTAAGGGACAAGCGTGAATTACCAAGTTCCAAGTGACTTGCGTATCTTGCagtatgttatgttatgttatgcaGTATGTTAATTATAAATATGAAAGGAAAAAACCCGCTTaattcaaataattttaaaaataaaatgcgttCAAGTTGTCACTTCCGGGTTCGTTGTTCGCCACCATTTCCTCTGTCTTATTTTGGGTATACAGAAGACAGTCCGGTGGCGTCCCCTTGCGGGTTAACTGTAACTGCATGTGCAGTATGTTtttatgtgcgtgtgtttgtctaCATTTTGTTCGTGCGCTTTATTTGGATTCCATTTTGTGGTCCTTTCTGGTCACTCGTTGTGTTTTGttagtgttttgttgttgtgtattCGATGTTCCGAGTTTGCCGCCCTCGTGTGCTTCTCTTCTTTTTAGGAATATTTTTGGAGAGCACACTGTGGAATGCATCTTGTCCGTCATATTAGTcataaataattataaaaagaataataaagctCCTCTTGGAAAAGTCAGCTTGTTTTCTTGGTTATGTAAGCGTAACATGAGGGAGGAACAACCTattgagggggggtgggggggggggtcggtcgaGAGAAGGACAGTGAGACAGGTATAATTTTTCCTACCGCACACAACAATACAAATGTAATAATGAAGCATAAAAATCCGGAAAGATGATGACAAGGGTGAAATTTCATACGTGGGTGGATATTCTAGTCGTGTCGTTCAAAATGGTTTATTCATGCACAAGGGAAATTTAGTTTTAGTGGCAAGTGCAATGTGATTGTTTCAGTCATTTATTGAGTGAActtcaaaaaaaccccccacagcATTCTAAAGTAAATCCCCTCATTTTGCTCGTATCTGGAATTACTCTTCAATCATTTCTTCTGCCGTGCTAATCTACAGCCGTGAATCTGaaaccaaattcacaaaaacgtGTCAGCCAAGGAACAGTTTTTGCTACACTTGCTTACGTAGCTTCAGGTGTAAAATTTCGCCCAAAATCACAGTTGGCTACACACATTGATTTTAAGTTGACAGGTTCCGTTTCAAACGTGGGCCACTAATGTCACAAAATGCGAAACTAACTGCTTGTTTTCAGTGTAAACAGGAACAGGTTTAATGGCattcaaaaatgaaacattgacagacttaatatttttgtttttggaaagtgtagCATGCACTTGCCTTCTTTTTATGAAATGAAGGACAGCACGAACCGATCCtctgttattcattgaacaaatCTAATCTGTTCCTTGCTGCTGAGGACTATATTGAAGTGAATTAAGAAGCTTAATGAGACAAAAGTGGGGCTTTTTTGCCGCTACAAAAAGGCAATATTCCAATTTGTAATTTGGGAGTTATGTAGTTTATCGAATAAAACACAGATTTAAAATATTAGTCATGCGTCTACACGGTATCTCTTGCCCTTTTCCCCAAAACTATATTATTAGTAATAACACTCAATAAAACTTTTAAAAGTGATAAAAACTTATTACAGACTCGAGATAAAACAATACAACATgacatacaaaaatatataaaaagacACATAAAAGTCTCATCAGCAACATattcacaaaacaaatcaatgttcTCAGAGGAAAGTACAATATCAATGCTCCCATATGTTGGACGGATAGCAAGTAGTGCTCAATTTGATGCTTTCCGAGATCACGATTGGACAATTCTcctttaaaaagtgtgttggAAGGGTCAAACTACCAAATCGCCTGTAGTCAAGCCGTTTGCTTTGTAAGATTGTCGCAAATGTAACCCTCAAATGTGTGCTGGGTTAGAAGCTGCAGTTATTGTGATTGTATTGCTAGTTGGGTCATTTGGCATCGACCTCCAGCTCGTGATAGGATTAAAGCGCTTAACCTGACCcatccacccccacctcccatcAACATCATACTTAAACTGATTTAAACAGCTTAGCATTAGCGTGCCGCCAATTATTTACATCTTATTGCCGTGAAACTCCTGCTTAGGCACAGAGCTGAGAACCCAAGGCAGCGCTAACTTCCTTAGCATCTGCTAATAGCATGCCTTGAGTTCAGCTTCGTGAAAGATGTGTTTGCAATCATTCGCTCATTTGCTGCTCCCTACTCAGTACACAATAAATTTTGTGAAGTGTGAACTGTGTAGATTCGCAATATCAAAATCCCCGTAGAATCCCGATAAAATCTCAATTAGGGAGTCGGAAATTAGTGAATGATTCAGATCACTGTTGCTGTATTTGGAATCATTCCACTCTTTCCCTACCGCAGAAAAGAATCAAGCGATTTGTATATAGCGGACGATGTAGTTAACTTGACAGTCAAATGTAATGGTATGTCTGTATGAAacgcctcaactcacttcaacatagttctatGACACCAAGATGCCAGGAGATGGTGTGAAAGGGAGTAATGAAGGATaaggaaaaaaacccatgaGTGCCAAACTACACATCGAtgacatttttgatttgtttttgttttttccacaatTAGTTGTCGCGAGACACTTCCTGCGTGGTTGCCACGGTAACAAAAAAGCAAACCGTCAAGAGTCTGTTTATTGCCGCTATTGTTTCTTTTCCTTCAGCTTGTCTTTAATCTTCTGAGGTTCATCATACTGGATGAGTCGCAAGATATTCTGATTGTCCATCACGCCCTGGATGAACTCTCCCTCCGAGATTTTGTCTGACATACACGAAACAGCGTATCATTATAAAAatcatcatattaaaaaaaaaacaaaaaaacagaacactCTTGTTGTGGGGGAATTACCGTTCTCCTTCTTGCCGAAGAAGCACCAGACCTTCTCCGCTCGCTTCTCTGGCGTGTTCTCATCCTCGGCAAGATTCTCCTGGTCATCAGCTGGGATCATGTTGAAGATCGACTGCATGGAAGTCACATGCTGTTATCGACCTACATCTAGAAGTGATGATTAAGTACTAGTAGCAGAACCACTGAAGTGGAGGCCCTCCAAAATTTGCTTTGCCTGTTAACAAGATGTGAAGGGACGCCAAATACGGCGGTGGAGAGTCATCAAGGATTCGTCCTACAATTTTATTCTTGCTTATGGTTCAGTTGCCGTCCAATTTATAGAAGAGGAAGGCCACCTGCGATTTAAGTAAGTCGTGCACATGACGTATGGAAGGCTCCGGTTCAATTTTTGAAGTTGTGCCTGCGAGATTCGAAAAGGGAATCACGTTGTGtgcgtgaaaaataaaatgcgtgGCTGCAACTTTCTAAGTCACGGTCACCAGGTCTGTAAGGTGCGGGTGTGCCTCACTAAGTTGTTCTTGCGAAGTTCACAAGTCACAGGGATTGCTTACTAACaatttcttatttatttccGCAAATGTATTGGTGACTAGTTGTAGATGAACATTTGAGCATAaattggattattattattatatcgaaGGCGCTCATACCCTGACGATCTCCAGGATCTCATTCTTGCTGATGGTCCCGTTGCCGTCAACGTCATAGAGAGCGAAGGCCCACTCCAGCTTCTGACGGGTCTTCCCCCCCGAGGTGAGATGAAGTGCCACAATGTACTCCTTAAAATCCAGAGTTCCGTCGGCATTGGTATCAAAGCTCCGGAAGACGTGGCGGGCATAGGCGGTAGGGTCAGCATCCGGGAAAAAGCTGGCGTAAATGCCTTCAAACTGCGCTTTGCTGATCTTCCCGCTGGGACATTCCCGGATGAAGGACTGATACCATGTGCACAGCTCAGCTTCGGAGtacttggtgttggatttcagCTCTTCCAGGAGTTCCTTGGACAACGTGCTGCTCTTGGTGTTCCCCATCGGTGCGTCTCCTTCTTCGTCTTCTTGGCTCGCGCACGCTAGGGCCTGCTTTCACGGTAGCAAAGCAGATTATTGTCACGGTAACCTAAATCCAGACAGCTCCGTGTCTGATTTAGAAGGTGGACACGTCAGCGCGCTATGACACCTTTGTAATGACACTGCGGTGTTAGTGAAGGATTAAAACACAGCAGGTGCTAAACACCTGGTAAGCTTTGGAGGCTCTTTGCCGAAAACAGCAAACCGATGCAGAACTAAAGAACCAGACCATTTTTGGATTTAGGAATGTACTCCAGATTTCACACCTCATTTATGGGATTTAAGTTTTTTGGTAGCACATCGGGGTGGTTGTTAACATTTTTGTCTCACAGTTTTGGGCTCCAGCGTCCCCTTTTTGAGTGGCTTTTCTGTGGGTATTTAATTCACTACATTAAAGACTCAAAGATGACCTGAATGTTACAGTGAATTCTTCTTTGTCTAAACCTGCCTAGCGATTAGAGGATGATCGGTTCTAGTTGCGCGCGACCCAAATGAGGATCTCACTGAAACCTTCTGGTGGTTTCAGCTCTCCACGGAGTGATTTGAAGCGCCCGACAAAGGCTGCCAGTGCCCTCTTCTGGCCGCCTCTATACTAATGGATGGTAAACAAAACCCCGCCCACAAGTGCCTCTAGTCCTTGTCCTTTAATCGACAGCAGGggcgcccaaccttttttttgctcGACGATCTACCTGATAAGCATCCAATCTCCCACGATCAACTCGCATCCACAACACACGCAACATTGGAATCACTTTTGCAGGGTGCTAAGTGCACAAACGTGACCATCGTGGCTCgggtgtaccgttttaaaatgcttctattTCCACTACAGATTTCCATTCTTTGCCGGGGCCATcagtgaattgcagatgaaacaaactacGAATCagaacaataattaaaaaagatatcgcaacagctctgatttgCAGGCTGCTAACCatgaacaacttccggtgattcGGGTTACGGTGCCACTATGGGCTAAAGGtaacctgtttttttgttttttgaatacttcttttgtgaaagtgaaactgataggataGTTAGGGggcagtgtgcactaacaccaaaatataagaatacctttattagtctcgcaatggagaaattccagattcacagcagcatatATTAATAACGCgcacatgttgttgtttttttcccatttccttCTACAGCCCCTTTTATGAAGATAAACATATGATGTATGATGACACActgcttgggaaaaaaatgacgtggTATGAAATTCTTGGTGGTTCATTCCATAAATCGAACACAAAGAAGAGATTATGTGGAGAAGTATTAGTCTCAAACTAGATTAGCAGACCATCTGCTGCTATCAAGTCAATTAGCGAATGAGTcgattaaattaattaattaattaattaaaaagttAATTAATACAACTAATTATCCTTAGCCCcaaatgccaaaaaaaacatgctgaaaGGTCACAATACCCAATAATCATGGTTACTTTGTTTAAACGACAATAAGAAGGTTGTCAACGTGGgtacatgttgaaaaaaaaagttcatcttttaaattgttttttgtgcGTTGTAATCCTCCTTGTTCATCCTGCCTACTTTCACCAAACCGGATTAATTTAATCTTTAGACGTCCAAATGCCATCATGTACTTTTTACATAATCACATTACGCTCTGATTCTTTTG
This region of Hippocampus zosterae strain Florida chromosome 17, ASM2543408v3, whole genome shotgun sequence genomic DNA includes:
- the rcvrna gene encoding recoverin a; translation: MGNTKSSTLSKELLEELKSNTKYSEAELCTWYQSFIRECPSGKISKAQFEGIYASFFPDADPTAYARHVFRSFDTNADGTLDFKEYIVALHLTSGGKTRQKLEWAFALYDVDGNGTISKNEILEIVRSIFNMIPADDQENLAEDENTPEKRAEKVWCFFGKKENDKISEGEFIQGVMDNQNILRLIQYDEPQKIKDKLKEKKQ